The Paenibacillus spongiae nucleotide sequence TTCGCACCGTCAATTCGGGCTGCTTCCATCAGCTCATTCGGAATCTGGTCAACGAACTGCTTCATGAGAAAGACGCTCGTTGGTGCGGCTATAAGCGGAATGATGTGGGCGAAGTACGTATTCATGATGCCAATATTCGCGATAACGAGATATCGGGGAATCGCTACCGCCTCAGGTGCGAACATGAGCGCAAAGATCGTCAAGGCGAAGAAAAACTTGCTGCCCGGGAACACGTGCTTGGAGAACGCATAGGCTGCCATCGAGCTAACGGCTATAACAGCGATCATCGTCAGACTCGTCGTAAGCAGGCTGTTGAACAAATAACGTGTAAACGGGATGACAAGCGACTGCGTCTTCAGGAACAATTCGCGAAAGTTCTCGAACGTCGGCTCCTGTACGATAAACCTCGGCGGATAGAGAAACAGTTCATTGATCGGCTTGAATGCGTGGTTGAATATGAAAATAATCGGTAAAGCCATGAACAACGCAAGCAGAATGAGACCCAGCAGCGTAATTCGTTGAAACCAATCGACGGCTTGCATCTTCCGCCATGCTCGGGCAAGAGAAACGCCGGATCGGCGGGTCATCGTTTGCAAGGCTTTCATTTTATTCGTCCTCCTTGCTGCCGAAGAGCTGGAATGATACTTTAGTTGCGCCGTATACGAGAAGCAGGAGCAATACCGATAAGGCGGCTGCATAACCAAGCTCGTAACGAATGATGGCAAAGTCGTCGATATGATTGATCATCAAATGACCCGAATACTGCGGCGTAATCGGCGAACCTGCGAGGATTGCGCCAATAGCCCCCGCTTTGAGCGTACCGACGACCGCCATAACAGCCCCGAACAGCATCTGCGGTTTGATGGCTGGAATGGTAAGGTAGAAGATTTCTTGAAGCCGGTTCGAGATCCCATCGATCGCACCCGCTTCATACAGCTCCTTGTTCACCGTCTGCAAGCCTGCGAGCATGGCGAGAAAGCCAACGCCCATACTGGCCCATAACGAGATCCCGATCATGATATACATGAAGTACTTGGGATCCTGAAGCCATAACACCGGTTGATCCAGTATCCCCCATGAAAGAAGTAAATTGTTCAAATAACCGACGCGGTCTCCGCTGAAGATAACCGGCCAGACGACGGCAAATGCGACGCCGGAAGCTAACGATGGCGCATAGATAGCCAGCGTGAACCAGTCGCGGATCCCCTTGGGCAGCTGATTAATCAGCCACGCTAGAAAGAACGACATCATATAGCCGCCCGGTCCGACAATAAGGGCGAATTTGAACGTATTCGGAATCGCATACTGCAGGAAGATCCGGTCCTGCGACAAGATCGCCAGAAAGTTGTCCCACCCGATAAACTTGGGCATCGAGATGGCGTTAAACGAGAAGAACGACAGCCCGATTGCAACAACTACGGGAACCAGGATGAAGAGAACAAATGTTATCAGGAACGGCCCGATAAAAATATAAGAAATTCGATTCGCCCATATGCGCGACAATAATCCAGGTTGGGCTGCCCGAGTTCGCACGGTCGGTTGATCTGGCTTCGCCGTTTCAGTAGCGGCGCTCATCGCGATCCCTCCCCTTCCCATGGCTTCGTAACGGCCGGAATGTCCAGCTCGCGCAAGATCTTGCCGTGCTTCTCCCGCAGGCCGAACTCGATTTGTTTGCGGGACATCTCCCGGTTCGTATCAATGAACGCTTGTTCTAACGCTTCGCGAACATTCTTCTTCTCGATGACAGCTTTGTTCCATGCGAATTCAAGCTGTCTTCCTGTGAAGTAACCACCTGGAACCTGCGGCGCTTCGCGGAACCACCGGTGCTGCTCTTTGATAACTTCCAGATCGTCCTGCGGCCAAGGCAATCTTGCGAATGCATTCATGTTCGCCGTGTTCCAACGGTATTCCGGTCCGAATACCGCTTCGATATCGTTGCCGAAACGCTCTTGCGTCAGATCGGAAGTCCACCATTTCAAAAACTGCCACGCTTTGTCTTTGTTCTCGGTTTTCTTGAAGATGACGCCAGCCTGCATCGGTCCGCCTGACCACCGCTCAACCACGCCTTCTTCATTGCGAATGCCCGGAAGCGGCGCGATCGCCCACTTGCCCGCGAGCTCCGGTGCGGCAAATTCCGTCTGCAAATAGCTGTTGAAATCGATAATGCCAACCGGCATATCCCCTAACCGGAAGTGGTTGAAGAAGCTCGGTACGTCGCGCGGAAGCTGATACAGCGTAAACATCTCTGTCAATTGTCGGAAGCCTTTGTACGCTTTCTCGCTATCAAGTGCAGACTTCATTCCATTGGGCGTATACAGCTCTGCTCCGTTCTGGAACAAGAACGTGTTGTAGTCTTTCGGCGGCAGATAAAAATCATAACCATTCTGCTGCAGGGTAGACAGCATTTTGTACATCTCTTCCCAAGTATCCGGAGGAGTTAGTCCGAGACTTTCCAGAATGTCTGTACGGTACGCCATGACGTTAAACCCTTGAATCTCTGGCAGTGCATAATCGCCTTCATCGTAATGGAAGACGCGCAGCGCTCCGGGATGGAAAGATTGGGCCACTTCCTCGTAATCCGGGAACGTCGATAAATCCAGTAACGCTCCGCGCATCGCGAAGTCGGCCGGCATGGCGCTGTCGATCCCGAGTGCCACGTCAGGCTGAATCCCCGCGGCATTGCCCAAGATAAACATCTGAGGATCCGGGACGATATTGACGTTCACCGTAATGCCGGTTTCAGGCGTGAACGTTTCATCGGCCAGCTGCTGAATCAAATTCACGTAATCGCGTCCGCGGTTAACCCAGATGTCGATTCCTCCGGGGGCGTTGCGGCGGAAGTCGTAATCGATGGTAAACGTGCGGAAGAACGAGGTAACCGAATGCCCGAAGCTTTCGAAGAACCCCGGCGTAGCCCTCGGAATATCGGCGCCGGGCTGCGCAATGTACAAGTAATCGAACATCACGGGTTGATCGAGCATTCGGAACAGCCAGTTGCTTAAGCTGCTCTGCATCTTGGAAAATTGGCCCAGCTCATTCGGGATGTCGCGCGGTTTGTCCCGCATGTCGCCCAGGTCTTCGGCGGCCGTCCGCAAAGCGTTCTCCACGTCGGATTTGCCCCCGCTGGACAAGGTTTGCAGATGATCGGACAGACTCGTCAGGTCATCAATAATCGCATCGAACCGATCGGAAAGATCAGGAATATACTTTTCCAGCTCCCAATCCCGATTCAAATCGATGTTCCCGTTCTCCGTCAACGATTTGTCGAAGTTGCCGGTTACCTTGCGAATCGCTGCCTCCAGCTCCGACAGGCGGTTCATGTTACGGAGAATCCCGTCGTAAACAGGCTTGATCGGCGCTGCCGTCGCCGTCATGCGCAGCGTATGCTTGCCTTTCGTAAGGTACAGATTCAGAGGCTTATCCTCCTTATCCGACAACGTCATATTATGCCATTCCGTATCGTACGGGAAGGCAACCTTCTCCAGCTCGGCAAACGGCGGCTCGCCGTCGATCGTGACCGTGCGGTAAGCATAAGAGTTGTTCAAATAGGTTTGTAAATATTTGAAGCCGATCTGATACGTTCCATCAGCAGGAACTTCAAAATCCCATTCCGCCCATTGGCCGCTCTGTCGGAATTGCTCGCCGCCAAGTGAATTAAAACGAATAAGCCCTTTCGTCTCCGGAGATATACGCGGAGCGTCGGAGGACTGCAGCTGTATCGACGTATCCGATTTACGGCTGATATTCTCTGCTTCGATGATGCTGATCCAATCGCCGCTCTGCTCGCCGTCGTTCTGCTTGACATCGGCATAGCTGACCGGTGATGCGGAAGGTACGATATACAGTTGTTTAATTTTGATTGGCTGATATTCGCCGACCAACCGCAACGTATGCTCGCCCTTGGTAAGCGGCCACCGGAGAGGTCCTGTTTCGACATCGTAGTTCGTAAACGGTTCTGTCTTCCATCCTTTAATTTCCACGGATTGCGGCCGGCGGTCATTGCCGAACTCGTCCTTCTGAGGCGGATAAGGATCATGCGAAAACTGTCGTTTCAAATGCAGCCGTTCAGCTTCCTTGAAGGGGAATGCGCCGTCGATCTGAACACCTCGTACAATACCAACTGCAGCGTCGCTGTTGGAGTCGTAGGTTAATCCGATTTCGTAAAGCCCGTCCTCCGGAATGGAAATCTTCCATTCCACCCATCCTTGTTCGGAATTCCAAGCGAGCACCTCTTCCCCGTCACGGGCAAATAGCGCCGGATCGGAAAGGGCGGAATACGAACCGCCAGGCAGCGTTATCGCGGATCCTTCAATATAACGCTCCGTAAATGGCTTGATCACATTCTGATAGGTCGTAGCATCATCGCTGCTGTATTCTTCGGACAAGCTGCTGCTTGTCGTCTCGCCGCTTGTCGGCTTAACCGGACCCAGGAGAAACAAAATCATGCACAGGCTCAGCGTGAGTACGACCGTTGAATGTACCCGCTTTAACATAATAGCTCCTCCGTACCCGGATCAAAGAAGTGGACCGAATTCATATCGAACCCTACCGTGACGGTATCGCCCTCCTGGAAGCCGAGGCGAAGCGGATCAACGCGCACAATAAGCGAATGGTCCGTATTGTTCAAGTGCAGATAGGTATCGGAGCCCATGAATTCCAACATATCGACCGTTGAATCAAACTGGCTCTGACTCAAGTGCCAATCTGCCGAGTCCTTGCATGCGACCTTCTCCGCTCTGACGCCTAATATGATCCGTTTATCATGGTATCGCTGATCGATCAGCGTCTTCGCTTTCGCCGCCGGTATGAGCAGGCGATATCGGCGAGTATCGAAGAACACGCCTTCAGACGTATGCTGAATGGTCCCATGGATGAAATTCATCGGAGGCGTGCCAATGAAACCCGCAACGAACATGTTTTTCGGCGATTGGTAGATTTCCTTAGGCGTGCCTACCTGCTGAATAACGCCGCTGCGCATAACGACGATGCGCGTTCCCATCGTCATCGCTTCGATCTGATCATGCGTAACATAGATCATCGTCGTCTTCAATTTGCGGTGCAGCTTCGTAATTTCTTCGCGCATCTGAACGCGAAGCTTGGCATCCAGGTTGGATAACGGTTCATCCATAAGAAAAACTTCAGGCTCACGGACAATCGCACGCCCGAGTGCAACGCGCTGTCTTTGACCGCCGGACATATGCTTCGGCAGCTTATCCAGCAGCGCCTCGATCTCCAATACTTTGGCAGCCCGGGTGACGCGTTCCTGCAGCTCATGCTTGGGCAGCTTGCGCAGGCGCAGCCCGAAAGCGATATTCTCGAATACGGACATGTGCGGGTAGAGCGCGTAATTCTGGAACACCATCGCAATGTTACGATCCTTGGAGGATACATAATTGACCATACGGTCGCCGATATAAATTTCGCCTTCGGAGATCTCCTCCAATCCGGCTAACATCCGGAGCAGCGTTGATTTGCCGCAGCCGGAAGGGCCGACCAGCACGAGAAACTCGCCGTCTTCCACTTGCAGATGGAAATCGTCAACCGAGTACCGCCGTTCTGTGGCATACTGCTTCTTGACATGTTGGAATGATACGCTTCCCATCCAATCGCACCCCTTTCCTGACGATTCATGACTTCATAATTCCTGATGGAGACCAGTCTTTCGTTTTCTGACAGGAATCGGCAGGTGCCGAATAAGCCAGCACCTGCCCTTTCAAAAGACTAGCCTATTTTATTTGTATTTATCTTGAAGCTCTTGCAGCTTCTTGTTCAGCGATTCTGTCCCGGATGGGAAGTAGTCATGGGCAGTAACGCCTTCTTCAAACCCTTTCGACATCGACCAACCGCCTACGAAACCGTCCACCTCGGAGCCGCCGATCATCGGAATAATACCGTGGATTTCTCCGATTTTGGAGGCATGTGCGAGCGCGTCTGCGTTCAAGCCTTTGTATACTTCATTGTTTTTGAAATAATCGACAAGCTCTTGATTAGGCGTGTTCGGGAACGTACCGCCGATATCGATCAGAATCTTTTGTCCTTCGACAGATGCAGTCCAGAACTTCATGAATTTCCAAGCCGCTTCTTTATGCTTGCCGGCCTTGCTCAAGAACATCGGGTTGTCGAAGACCATTCCGACTTGCTTAGCTGTACCTGCAGGGTATGGCGCTACATCCCATTTGAATTTGAGGGCGTCCTTCCAACCTGGAATGAGCGGTGAAACGTGAACCATGAAGAGCGCTTGCCCGTTAGCCCACAGATCGCCTTCAACCCCATTCTCCTGCATGCCTTTGCCGTTCAGCATTGTGCCGTCTTTGGTAATCCAATCCGCTACGGATTGCAGATCGTCCAGGATGGCCGGATCGTCGCCGAGGAACTTCGTGTAATCTTCGTTCATCATCACCGTGTGAGCTGCATGGCCGTTTGCAACCGGCAATACGGTTGCGAAGAAATTCAGCCAGAACGGAGTAGGTGCGAAGCCCCAGTTTTTCTCGGCGGGGTTCGTTGCTTTCTTCGCCATATCGATCATATCTTGAACGGTCCATTCATTGCTTGGCGGCGTCAAGCCGTATTTGTTCATCAAATCCTTGTTATAGTAGATGAGGAACGAATCATTACCGCGGGATAGCGCGTATTGGCTGCCTTTGTATTGGAACTGCTCCAGGCGCCCAGGGCTGAATTCATAGTTTTTGAAATCCGGGTCGGAATCGATATATGGCGTAAGATCCTCCGCGAATCCTTGAAGCACCGGCGCCATGAACGTATTGCTCCAGAACAAATCGATTGGATCGTTAGCCGCGACCGCTTGCGTCAATGTATCGATCATTGCAGCGTCAGCGATGTTTACGATTTCAACTTCAATATTCGGATTTGCTGCCGTGAAAGCATCGCCGATTTTCTTGAAGCCGGAATTAGGGTCGACCCATGCGGCAACCTTCAGCTTCACTTTCTCGCCTGAATCGGTCTTGGGCGTATCATCAGGCTTTGGATCGTCTTTCGGCGTATTTTCGCCGGTATTGGTTTTCGGTTCTTCATTCGCCGGCTTATTGGTGTTTCCACCACAAGCAGCTGTTACAAATACAAAAGTCAGTATCATTGCGACCATCAGAAACTTCCGTAATACGAATGACTTAGCCATACTCTTCCCCCTTAGTAAATGTGAGTCATGCATTCGCGTGAAGCCCTTCTACTTTGAATCCGTGCTGCACATTCTGAAATCATTATTCTTTCGAACAGACATCACCTCCCAAAAATAATTCACCTTATATCTTCTCCTTCACAAAATGCATGGACTTCTCCATTACGCCTTCATTTAGTCTCCACTCGACTGCCAATGGTCCTCTTGGCGTACTTACCGTTCCTTTGCATTCGGTCAGGCCTATCACCGCATTAGGCTGAAAATGTACGGATGCATAGCCCGGTTCGGCAGGCTGGACGCCCAACAGAAACTTGCTGATCCACGTGACTGGCGTGCTTGCCCAGCTGTGACAGAGGCTCATCCGGTACGAATTGTAGTTGGTATACGTCGTCTGAGAATCGTGATAATCGGATTGAGGCGACATGACAACGCTTTCCCAAAAGGTTGTGGCTCCGTCTTTCAGCATCGTCCCCCAGACTTCCTCGATCACTTCCCAAGCCTCCTGATGTCTGCCGTACTTGGAGTAGCATTCAGCCAGCCAATAGGCGGATAACGGCGTAATCGGATCCTGAACCTTATAGTAATCCAGAAAGCGCATTGCCGATTCCTCGCTAATGTAACCGCATACAATACCGATTAAAGGAGTGATCAGCGCCGAATCGTCCTGCAGAAATTCATCTTCGTCGAACACCGGGTCCGGCCAATCCGCATGAATCTCGAGCTCCGGCACGAAGGAAGTCAGCGATTGAACCGAGCTCTTCATCAGTTTGAGAATCGCATTCAGACATGCCCACGATTCCTGTTCGTTCATCGGAACCCATTCGATAAAGGCTTGGCTTGGATTAAAGAAGCGGCCGGTTTGCTTATCGACGTTGTCTTCCACCCACTTGACATGCGTTTGCAGATATTCCTTCATCTCCAGAACGAACGTTTTATCAGCCGTATGCAGGTAGTACTCCCACATCCCGATCACCCACCATAAGGTGTAGGAGGGGATCGAATTCATCCAATAGCCGTAAGGGGTTCGACCAAGCTCGTGAATGGCTCTTTTCAGAATGGTGTAATCGTCCCACAGCATGTAATCCGCTTTACCGGCCATGTAGAAATCGTATGCCCAATTGAGTCGATCGCGCTTAATACCGTCCCACAGCCCCACTTGGTGACATACTTTGTTCGTATGTGCGGACACTTCGAAGATCTGATCCAGAACCGGCAGATTGGTTTGGATCGAACCGATCTGCGCAAGCGGCACGCCTACCGCTTCGCAATCGATCTCGATTCGAATGTCCTGTCCCGGTGCTCCGCCCACGAAGACCTGAACATACCGCATGCCTTGCGGGAGCGTGACGAATTCGCCGTATCCCGGTAACTGTATGTATTCCGTAATGCAGGAGTCGTAATGCTCCAGCTCATGAAGCGATTCTGCTCCGTTCATAAGCAATGACAATGGTTGATCGCCGCGATTTCGAAGCCGGAAGCGGACGTTCAGCTCTTCGGTCAAATCGATGATAGCTTGAGGGGTTGATGACAGATCGGTTTGGTTCTGAGCGGTACGGAAGATCTTCCACTCATTCTGTTTCAAGAGATGATAGAACAGGTGGCGTTCGCTGCGCTCGGCTTCAAAGCGGAAGTCCGTTTCCGCTTTCCCCGTAAGTTCGATGGATGAATCTGTAAGAGCGATATTCATGCCCTTCGATGACAGCAAGTTTATCTGGGTAACGGGCTCTGTCGTCATATCGCCATAGCCTCCGGCTACGAACCAATCGGGTCCGTTGTCGAGATCGCCATATGGCTCTTCGCCCAGCCTGCATACAACCTCCGCAGGTTGATCGCCCGCGCTCCAGGTTTGATCCGTTACAATCCATAGACCGTCACCTTGCAAATAAGCAATGCACCCTACGGAACGGTCGAACAAATGGATGCTGATCGGCACGACTGGCATCGGCTCGCTGCATGAAACGCTGATGCTCAATGTATGCTGGCCCTTCGTTAGGTTGAATGGCACTTCCAGCTTCGTGAACATCGTTCCGTGCCTGGGATGATCTTCCAGTATACCGACACGCTTGCCGTCTATCTCAGCCTCGGCAGCTCCTGTGCATGCCAGGAACAGCTCAAGCCCTTCGGTATCCTTCTCTAGTTTGAACAGCTTATTCAGCCTGATTTGTTTTTGCTTCGCTCGATTAGGGTGCCAAATCCAAGAAGGCACAAGAGCCGGATAAATTTTTGAAGCGGTCAGCATGAGATCCTCCTAGTACAAAAACGTTTTTGTAGGTTCCAGAAAAAACAGCTTCCCCCCCTAATCACATCGGTCTATTCCCAGGAAGAAGCTGTTCGTTCTTATGTATGTCTAAGTTGATTCTCTTTCGAATATACCGCACGGTAAGCTGACTTTTTGAATGGCATCATATTCGATGTCCCCTTCAATCAGACTAATGAGTAATTTCCCCGCTTCAAGCCCCATCGTAAGCATCGGCAGCTCAACGGACGTAATGCTCGGACGTGCCAGCTGCGAAACCATTGTATTGTCAAAGCCGATAATAGCCAGATCATCAGGTACATGATAGCCAAGCGATGCCGCCCGCTCATTCACTCTTGCAGCAATGATGTCCCTGCCGGCTATGATTGCGGAAGGACGATCCTTCAAGCTCAGCAGCGTTTCCGTTTCTTGGTATCCGCTATCCGGTTCGAAGCTCCCATAAGCGATCAGCTTCTCGTCAACCGCAATCCCGGATTCGGTCAAAGCCCGCTTATATCCGTTCAGACGGTCAAGCGCCGCATCGAAATCAAGAGAGCAAGGGGTGATAAACCCAATTCGCCGATGGCCTTTCTTTAATAAATACTGCGTAGCAATATATCCGCCTTGTTCATTGTCCGCATTGACGCTGTGACACAGATTATCTTTATAAGGCCTGCCAAGCAGCACGAAAGGGAAACGGTTCGTAATTAAATCCTTATAAGGCCTCTCGCTCATCTTCATTCCCATCAGGATCAACCCGTCCGCGGACTGTTTGCGGTAAACGTCGAGCAAATGCTCATCCGGCTTATCCGTATGCTGCTTCTGGAACGATAGGAGCAAATCGTAATTCTTGTGGCTGGCCGCTCTGCCGAGGCCTTGGATGACTTCTAACAGAATGCCGTTCTCCAGCCTGTCAGCCGTTTCTGCAACAGCCAATCCGATATTATTCGTCTTCTTCGTTACCAATCCGCGGGCGGATTGGTTCGGTCTGTAATTTAAGCGTTCAACCGCTCCGAATATCCTCTTCTTCGTTGCCTCCGCAACATGTGCAGAACCATTCATCGCGAAGGATACCGTGCAAACTGCGACCCCCGCTTCTCTTGCCACGTCTTTGATGGTTGCTGCCATTATTGACTCTCCTTGCTCATCGAGTTATTAGCGATCTAGGGTGTATAAAACGTTTTTACAAAGGTGTTTTCGTTACTAAGATACTTTATTATGCAAGCGCTGTCAATACTTATATTGGTATTTCAAGACAATTTATTCTAACCGATTCGGGGGGGAGATGAGCGGTACTTTTCCTCTTCCGAAAGTACCGCTCGCCTCGAAATAAACGGGATTAATACTGGATCTTCACTTTATCCTGTTTCGCATGCTTAAGCTTGAGAATCAAATAGCCCGTATCTTCGGAATACTTCCATCCCGAAGCAGCAGAGTTAAGATCGGCTTGCAAATCGAGCTGGCTGCCGTTAACGGACACGCTCTTCGGCTTCTCCCGGTTGACCACCAGGACATACGATGTTTCCCCGGCAGGATAGATAAGGTCAAAAGCTACCTTCTGCTGCGAGTGGCTTGCGGAATGCTCCTTGACCTTCGCAAGCGTTGTCACATAAACGTTGGTGCAATCTTGCTTCTTCGGATTATTGCAGCTCGGAATAACCGTGGATTGCACATCCGGCTTCGGACCTTTTCCTTCCACATACCGCTGCATAAAGATCGTCTTCACGATCTCTTCGGGGTTCAGCATGACCGTATCCGAGCGGCTGTTCGTGATCAACCTCCAGTTGTCCGGGTATCCGCCTCTCCAAGGCTCATCGGAATCCGATGCTTGCTGGAGCTCCGCGCTGGCCAGAATACCGTCGGCTGCTTTCTTCCACGGACCGGATTTGTCGTAAGGAACCAGTTCCAGCAGCTCATAAGCGTAGACGAGTCCGTTCCATTGAACGGGCACGGCGAACCACGGATTGTTATACGCCGATGCGCCGAAAATAGGTATCGTAGCGTATTCCATGACCGGTCGGTCCTCTACTCCCCATGTGTACACAAACGGCAAGCCGGTCTTCGCCCATTCAATCGCTTTGTCGATATACGCTTCGTCGCCAGTCAGCTTATACGCCTGTATATATGCGCCGACCGTGTGGCCGGACGCCAGAATATCCGGCGTATGCAGCGGGACTTCCCACGGCTGGCTAGCGCGCGGTACGTTCCCCATCGCTTCGACAGCCGATAACCCCTTGAGGCCGGCTTCCTTCGCCTGCTCATTCCCGGTCATGGCCGCATATTTCAACAACAGCTTCGCGTTGAGCGCTGTTTGTCCCAGAAGAGGCGTGCCGTTACTGCCAAGCGGAGGATTATAGGCATCCTCGCTCCCGTACAGCCACGCGCCTGAAGAATGCTGGGAGTTGATTAACCCTTGCATGTTGTTCT carries:
- a CDS encoding carbohydrate ABC transporter permease; the encoded protein is MKALQTMTRRSGVSLARAWRKMQAVDWFQRITLLGLILLALFMALPIIFIFNHAFKPINELFLYPPRFIVQEPTFENFRELFLKTQSLVIPFTRYLFNSLLTTSLTMIAVIAVSSMAAYAFSKHVFPGSKFFFALTIFALMFAPEAVAIPRYLVIANIGIMNTYFAHIIPLIAAPTSVFLMKQFVDQIPNELMEAARIDGAKEWLIFFRIVMPVCTPAIATVAILTFQGAWSQTETSNLYIQVESMKTLPYYVMTLTNGLANNVVGQGVAAAVGLIMFVPNLIIFLISQRRVLATMAHSGIK
- a CDS encoding carbohydrate ABC transporter permease — encoded protein: MSAATETAKPDQPTVRTRAAQPGLLSRIWANRISYIFIGPFLITFVLFILVPVVVAIGLSFFSFNAISMPKFIGWDNFLAILSQDRIFLQYAIPNTFKFALIVGPGGYMMSFFLAWLINQLPKGIRDWFTLAIYAPSLASGVAFAVVWPVIFSGDRVGYLNNLLLSWGILDQPVLWLQDPKYFMYIMIGISLWASMGVGFLAMLAGLQTVNKELYEAGAIDGISNRLQEIFYLTIPAIKPQMLFGAVMAVVGTLKAGAIGAILAGSPITPQYSGHLMINHIDDFAIIRYELGYAAALSVLLLLLVYGATKVSFQLFGSKEDE
- a CDS encoding extracellular solute-binding protein, whose translation is MLKRVHSTVVLTLSLCMILFLLGPVKPTSGETTSSSLSEEYSSDDATTYQNVIKPFTERYIEGSAITLPGGSYSALSDPALFARDGEEVLAWNSEQGWVEWKISIPEDGLYEIGLTYDSNSDAAVGIVRGVQIDGAFPFKEAERLHLKRQFSHDPYPPQKDEFGNDRRPQSVEIKGWKTEPFTNYDVETGPLRWPLTKGEHTLRLVGEYQPIKIKQLYIVPSASPVSYADVKQNDGEQSGDWISIIEAENISRKSDTSIQLQSSDAPRISPETKGLIRFNSLGGEQFRQSGQWAEWDFEVPADGTYQIGFKYLQTYLNNSYAYRTVTIDGEPPFAELEKVAFPYDTEWHNMTLSDKEDKPLNLYLTKGKHTLRMTATAAPIKPVYDGILRNMNRLSELEAAIRKVTGNFDKSLTENGNIDLNRDWELEKYIPDLSDRFDAIIDDLTSLSDHLQTLSSGGKSDVENALRTAAEDLGDMRDKPRDIPNELGQFSKMQSSLSNWLFRMLDQPVMFDYLYIAQPGADIPRATPGFFESFGHSVTSFFRTFTIDYDFRRNAPGGIDIWVNRGRDYVNLIQQLADETFTPETGITVNVNIVPDPQMFILGNAAGIQPDVALGIDSAMPADFAMRGALLDLSTFPDYEEVAQSFHPGALRVFHYDEGDYALPEIQGFNVMAYRTDILESLGLTPPDTWEEMYKMLSTLQQNGYDFYLPPKDYNTFLFQNGAELYTPNGMKSALDSEKAYKGFRQLTEMFTLYQLPRDVPSFFNHFRLGDMPVGIIDFNSYLQTEFAAPELAGKWAIAPLPGIRNEEGVVERWSGGPMQAGVIFKKTENKDKAWQFLKWWTSDLTQERFGNDIEAVFGPEYRWNTANMNAFARLPWPQDDLEVIKEQHRWFREAPQVPGGYFTGRQLEFAWNKAVIEKKNVREALEQAFIDTNREMSRKQIEFGLREKHGKILRELDIPAVTKPWEGEGSR
- a CDS encoding ABC transporter ATP-binding protein yields the protein MGSVSFQHVKKQYATERRYSVDDFHLQVEDGEFLVLVGPSGCGKSTLLRMLAGLEEISEGEIYIGDRMVNYVSSKDRNIAMVFQNYALYPHMSVFENIAFGLRLRKLPKHELQERVTRAAKVLEIEALLDKLPKHMSGGQRQRVALGRAIVREPEVFLMDEPLSNLDAKLRVQMREEITKLHRKLKTTMIYVTHDQIEAMTMGTRIVVMRSGVIQQVGTPKEIYQSPKNMFVAGFIGTPPMNFIHGTIQHTSEGVFFDTRRYRLLIPAAKAKTLIDQRYHDKRIILGVRAEKVACKDSADWHLSQSQFDSTVDMLEFMGSDTYLHLNNTDHSLIVRVDPLRLGFQEGDTVTVGFDMNSVHFFDPGTEELLC
- a CDS encoding ABC transporter substrate-binding protein, with product MAKSFVLRKFLMVAMILTFVFVTAACGGNTNKPANEEPKTNTGENTPKDDPKPDDTPKTDSGEKVKLKVAAWVDPNSGFKKIGDAFTAANPNIEVEIVNIADAAMIDTLTQAVAANDPIDLFWSNTFMAPVLQGFAEDLTPYIDSDPDFKNYEFSPGRLEQFQYKGSQYALSRGNDSFLIYYNKDLMNKYGLTPPSNEWTVQDMIDMAKKATNPAEKNWGFAPTPFWLNFFATVLPVANGHAAHTVMMNEDYTKFLGDDPAILDDLQSVADWITKDGTMLNGKGMQENGVEGDLWANGQALFMVHVSPLIPGWKDALKFKWDVAPYPAGTAKQVGMVFDNPMFLSKAGKHKEAAWKFMKFWTASVEGQKILIDIGGTFPNTPNQELVDYFKNNEVYKGLNADALAHASKIGEIHGIIPMIGGSEVDGFVGGWSMSKGFEEGVTAHDYFPSGTESLNKKLQELQDKYK
- a CDS encoding alpha-L-rhamnosidase C-terminal domain-containing protein: MLTASKIYPALVPSWIWHPNRAKQKQIRLNKLFKLEKDTEGLELFLACTGAAEAEIDGKRVGILEDHPRHGTMFTKLEVPFNLTKGQHTLSISVSCSEPMPVVPISIHLFDRSVGCIAYLQGDGLWIVTDQTWSAGDQPAEVVCRLGEEPYGDLDNGPDWFVAGGYGDMTTEPVTQINLLSSKGMNIALTDSSIELTGKAETDFRFEAERSERHLFYHLLKQNEWKIFRTAQNQTDLSSTPQAIIDLTEELNVRFRLRNRGDQPLSLLMNGAESLHELEHYDSCITEYIQLPGYGEFVTLPQGMRYVQVFVGGAPGQDIRIEIDCEAVGVPLAQIGSIQTNLPVLDQIFEVSAHTNKVCHQVGLWDGIKRDRLNWAYDFYMAGKADYMLWDDYTILKRAIHELGRTPYGYWMNSIPSYTLWWVIGMWEYYLHTADKTFVLEMKEYLQTHVKWVEDNVDKQTGRFFNPSQAFIEWVPMNEQESWACLNAILKLMKSSVQSLTSFVPELEIHADWPDPVFDEDEFLQDDSALITPLIGIVCGYISEESAMRFLDYYKVQDPITPLSAYWLAECYSKYGRHQEAWEVIEEVWGTMLKDGATTFWESVVMSPQSDYHDSQTTYTNYNSYRMSLCHSWASTPVTWISKFLLGVQPAEPGYASVHFQPNAVIGLTECKGTVSTPRGPLAVEWRLNEGVMEKSMHFVKEKI
- a CDS encoding LacI family DNA-binding transcriptional regulator; amino-acid sequence: MAATIKDVAREAGVAVCTVSFAMNGSAHVAEATKKRIFGAVERLNYRPNQSARGLVTKKTNNIGLAVAETADRLENGILLEVIQGLGRAASHKNYDLLLSFQKQHTDKPDEHLLDVYRKQSADGLILMGMKMSERPYKDLITNRFPFVLLGRPYKDNLCHSVNADNEQGGYIATQYLLKKGHRRIGFITPCSLDFDAALDRLNGYKRALTESGIAVDEKLIAYGSFEPDSGYQETETLLSLKDRPSAIIAGRDIIAARVNERAASLGYHVPDDLAIIGFDNTMVSQLARPSITSVELPMLTMGLEAGKLLISLIEGDIEYDAIQKVSLPCGIFEREST